TGCTCGTAGAGGTCAACTCGGCGAGGCGGCTCAAGAAGGCTCGTGCCTGGCTCGACAGGATCCCGGGCGTTGAGTTCAGAGGAGTGCGCGTGCGGACGCTCGATCAGGTCCGAGAGGAAGGCATCCCCCCGGATGACCGGCTGGGCCGGAGGGAAGTCCCGGTAACCCCTGAGCTTGTGGCCTACATCAGGGATCTCACGCACCGGCAGTACATGCAGTGGCTGGATGCGCCGCTCCCCATGCTCGGCGGCAAGACCCCGCGCGAGACGTGCCGTACGGCCGAGGGGAAAGGAAGGATCGCCCGCTTGATCCGGACCATCCCCAAACCGACTGGCCCGGGCGGGGCTGACGTGGACATCCCGCGCAAGCAGATGTTCGATGCGCTTGGGCTGACGGAAGGGGAGTGATGCAGACACAGGATGAGGACCCATGATGCCTCCAGAGAGCAACGTGCTGCCGCCGGTCGCCACGCCCACCATCGCGCAGGTTCTCGGGGAGTTCCTGGCCGAGCAGGCGCAGCGGCTGGAGCCAGCGACCTTCTCGCGATGCCGCAGCATCATCGGCGTGCTGATGGTCCACCTCAACAACTACGGGGAAGGCCTGTCGAAGGCAGAGAGGGCGCTCTTCGAGACGCGCCGCAAGGCAGAGGGCGACGAGCGCCGCGAGTTCTGCCAGACCTTCGGGCCGGTCCACATCATGGGCAACCTTGCCTCCTTCCTATGCCGCTTCATGATCCGCAAGGCCATCATGGCGTGTCCAGGCTCGGAGCGGGCAGCACGGACGGTGGCGAGGAAGCTCTCGAAGTGGCTGGCCGTGAAGGGCTACATCAGCAAAGACGACGCGGCGCAAGGCATCGAAGAGATCGGCAGGGATGCGCCCCCTCTCCCCGCGGCGGAGCGCGTGGCATCGAGTCTCGCCAAGGCTGGCGGCGTGTTCTTCGACCCCCGCGACGTCCCCGGCGAGGATTACGTCGAGTTCGACCACTACACCATCACCAGGATCGAGCCTGGGAGACTCTGGCTGGCGGGCCTCAGCCGCAGTGAGAGCGCGGTCGGCCCCGTCACCGTGCCCAGGAGGGCAACAGCCCTCCTCCAGGTCGGTTGGCAGATTGGATGTGCCCTGGCTCGGCTGCGCGGCACGTGGCGCCCGGTAGAGGTCGGCAACGTGCGCCCACCCGAGAGCAGCGCGGCAGCGCGGGCGGAACATGGTGACGGAGTGCCCCGGTCTCGCGCGCCATATGGTCCGCACAGGCGGACGGGAGGAGACGGCGGGATGGAGCCCAACACTTGCCCGATGCGTGCCAGGTACAAGGGCACGATGATAGCCATCACCGACGGAGCGGCCTGGCTGCTCAAGCGGACGCTGCTCGACGAAGCCGCCCGTCACTTCGAGACCTGCGACCGGTGCTGGGCGGAACTTGATGCCATGATGTGCGATGCCATCGAGGGATTGAAGCCCCCGCTTGAGGGTCTGGCGGCTCAGATGGCGGAGTTCCTCAGGAGGCGCGTGATGATCCACTCCCTGTCGTGCCTGGTGCGGGGCCGGCCCTCGCCCGGCCTGTCGCTGAACTAGCGAGGGGTCGCGGCGTTAGCCAGACCCAGGGGACCTGAACCGTTCCTGTCGGTCGCGCTGACGGAGGGTGAACTGGCGGCGAGACGCTCGGCGGAGGCGCCGTCCGCCCTCTTGCCTCGAGGGATGGACTGGCAGACATCTGGGCAAGGGTGTTAACCGCACGCCGCAAATGGGTATCATCAGGGCTGTGTGCGGCGCAGCCGAACGGTGTAAGGGGCAGGCGGAGGCGATGGAGGGACCTCGCGTGAAAGGGGGATGCATGCCAAGGGTGAGTCTTGCCAAGGTGTCCACGGCTGCCTTGAAGGAGGAACTGCGCCGGCGGGTGGAGGCGCTGCCGAGGCTGATCGCTCAGCGCGATGAGCTGAACCGTCAGATCGCAGAAATCGAGGCGTCAGCCCCCGCCGCCCTGGCACCCAAGGCGCCAACGCGGCCGGCTCCGCCCAGGCGGGTCGCGGGTGCGAAGCCGGCCCGTGGCACTCTCGGCCTGACCGCGATGCTCGCCGAGTTCATCAAGGCGAAAGGCACGATGTCCGTCGCGGATGCCGCCCAAGCAGTGCTGGCCGCGGGCTATGAGAACAGGTCGAAGCACTTCCAGACGCTCGTCAGGAACAGCCTGGCGAAGAGCAAGCGATTCGTCCGGGTGGGCAGGGGGCTGTACAAGGTCCGGGGGTAGGCCCGCATCGCTGCGACCCCTGGCCTCGCGGCAGTCGTCTTAGCCCGAGGGTTGGTGTGGGCTGCGTTGCCGCGGCCTGGGATGAGGCGGAATCCAGGGGAGCGACCTTTGTGAAGGGGCAGAGCGCATGCCAAAGCTGAGTCTCGCCAAGGTGTCAACGGCTGCCTTGCAGCAGGAATTGCGCCGGCGGTTGGAGGCGCTGCCGAAGCTGATCGCCGAGCGCGACGAGCTGAACCGTCAGATCGTCGAACTCGAGGCGTCGGCCGCAACGGCCGAACCTCCCAAGCCGGCGAAAGCCCCTGGCCCGGCCAGAAGGGCGCGGAAGGCGAAGCACACACGGCGCCGCACGACTCTGGCTGCCTCGCTCGCCGAGGTCATGGCGGGCAAGGGAGCCATGTCCATTGACCAGGCCACAGAGGCGCTCCTGGCCTCCGGGTACAAGAGCGCGTCGAAGAACCCTCGACACCGCGTCAAGGTCACGCTCTGGGAAGACGAGCGGTTCGAGCGCGTCGGCAAGGGCCAGTACGCTGTGAAGGCGTGAGACCCCTCGGCGTCTGCCGCGAATCCCGTGGGGAGCCATCGGAGGGAGTGCGTGCGAAACAAGGCGGCGGCGAACCGCGAGGAGCTGAAGGTATTCATCGCCGCGCGCGAGTCCCAGTGTGACGAGTGCGGCGAGAACCTGGGCCACCATGCGTGGGTCGCCCTTGTCGGGGAACGGGGCGCCCTGTGCCTGTCGTGCGCCGGTCTGGACCACCTGGCGTTCCTGCCGTCCGGCGACGCGGCCGTGACCCGCCGTGCCCGTAAGCACTCGACTCTGAGTGCCGTAGTGCTCAAGTGGAGCCGTGCGCGGAAGCGCTACGAGCGGCAGGGTCTGCTCGTGGAAGAGGCGGCCCTGGAGAAGGCCGAGGAGGAATGCCTGGCCGACGCGGAGGCGAGGGCGCGCCGCCGCGAGCGCGAGGCCGAGCGCCGCGGGGAACTCGACCGGCAGCACGTGGAGCAGTTCGCCCGACGCGTGCGTGACGTGTTTCCGGGCTGCCCGCGTTGAGCCGACGATGCCATCGCGGAGCACGCTTGCCTGAAGTACAGCGGCCGGGTTGGCCGCTCCGCCGCGGCCAAGGCTCTCGACGAGGAGGCCGTCCGACTCGCCGTGGCGGCCCATGTCCGGCACACAAAGACCAGCTACGATCAGCTCCTCGCGAGGGGGTGGGACAGGCATGACGCGCGCGGCGAGGTCGCAGACCAGGTCCGTTCCGTGCTCTCCGCATGGGAGGGGCCGCCGGCCTGAGGGACGTTGCGGGATAAGCACCCCACGTCTCCTCCCAGGGCTTGTGCTGCGGCCGTGGCATCCGCCATCGGCCTCTCGCGGCGGGCGGAACGAGCAGGCGCCGGCGGCCCCATGAGCGCGGCCCCCGTTGGCCGTCGAGCAGGGGGGCGAACTGGCGCCCGTTCGCGGCCCACGGAGCCACATGGGCTGCCCCGTAGCCAACGGGGGCGACGGGCGGGAGGAACGTCCTACCGGAATTCCCAGCCTGATTCCCTGCCCCTCGCCTGGCCGCCGGGGCGGTTGGGGGCGCCTCGGGACAGGGCCTTCTCCCCGCGGTGTGCTCTGGCGTATTGCACGCCGATGGACGGCAGTCTATACTGGCGGCCGGGGAGCCAGGACGGGACTCGT
This DNA window, taken from Planctomycetota bacterium, encodes the following:
- a CDS encoding DUF2384 domain-containing protein, coding for MPGDTTTLGTLSFVGDELLVEVNSARRLKKARAWLDRIPGVEFRGVRVRTLDQVREEGIPPDDRLGRREVPVTPELVAYIRDLTHRQYMQWLDAPLPMLGGKTPRETCRTAEGKGRIARLIRTIPKPTGPGGADVDIPRKQMFDALGLTEGE
- a CDS encoding DUF2293 domain-containing protein, which codes for MAEHACLKYSGRVGRSAAAKALDEEAVRLAVAAHVRHTKTSYDQLLARGWDRHDARGEVADQVRSVLSAWEGPPA